A region of the bacterium genome:
ATGCACAAATATTTACCAGTGCCAGTGAATTTGTTACTGCTCTTAATGAAGCAAAAAGTGATGCTGGTATTCAAGTGGGTATTGTGATTGACCCACACGATTTAGGTGAACTTCACTATGAAATTGTCAGCTTATCAGAAGAAACAGCCAGTGCTTATGATGCAATTGAGAAAGCAAGCATTCAAAAAAGTTACTACCCTGGATATTTACCTCCAGATTTCATGATTTTGGGTCTCAACGGTGTGTCCGCTCAAAAGGTAGCAGGCAAAAGAAGAGATTGGTCTTTTTTCTTTAGAAAAGATAAAAAATGGCTTCTTGCTGATACTGGCATAGGACGTTTCTCAATAAAAGATGGCGCAATCCTTGGATTATCCTTAACGTCTTGGTCTCAACAAGGCTCTAAATATATCCCTGACCTGACTCCGCGTATGCTCAATCCAACTCCTCGGCCTTAGTCAGCGTATTGTGTTTGGATAATAAAATGGTTCGTCGTTTTTACCCATGAACCAACATGTCTTTTAAGGTTTATCAAGACAAATTGACTAAGGCACACTATATTGCTAAAACTCAATTCATGACATCAGCCCTTCATCAACTGAAACAGCTCGCTTTAATTTTCATGCTATCCATAGCTTTCTCCAGCTGTGATCAACTTAAGGATATGTTAGGTAAAAAACCAGTTATGACGGATGCTGAGTCTGTTGACCTCGTTACACCAAAATTTGTTCAACAGTTCAACGAATTAAAAGATCAACCCGGAATCCAAATAGCCTTGGTGATTGATCCAAAAGATCAGGGATCGGCTTTTTTTGAGATTGTTAGTTTTGACCAAAACACGCTTACTGCTTATGATGTTTTAGAAAAAGCCCATATAGAAAAACAATACCATCCAGGCTATAAAAAACCTGAAGTGCTTGTTTTATCGCTAAACGGTGTGACGCGTAAAAAAATTAACGGTCGTGCCCATGATTGGGCTTTCTTTTATTTGGAAAACAAGCAATGGAAGCTTTCTCCCAAAGGCATAGGAAACTATGAACTCAAAGATGGCGACATGATAGGCTTTTCATTTTCTAGCTGGAAAAACATCAACGGCGAATTCAAACCTGAAAAAACTCCTCTTGATCTTTTCAAGCAAAAACCTTAACTTTGTGTCTGTTCGTTGGCGCAGGTAAAGTTTTCTATGCCAAGACTTATTATAAAACTATAAATTTTTTTTGGGTGCCCAGGCACGCCTTTTGCCTATAGCAAAAACTGCTGGGCACTTATTGAACTGAACTATCGTTTATTCACTACTCTCATCATCTGACATTACATCATCAATGGATGAATCGTCCATTGTACTTGCATCATCATAAGCTGAAGTATCCTCCGCAGCAGATGAATCAATAACTTCACTGCTGTCACCATCAGAGCTGTCAGTGTAAACACTATCATCATAAGATGCATCATTGCTGGATGTGGATGTTTCATCTCCATGAATCGATAACTGCTTCACTTCACTGACCAACCATCCTGCTACCCAGCCCTCACTGATTTTATACCAAAGACGTCCAGTAGCATCTTCTTGACGACCTTCAACCATGTAGGTTCCTCTATCATCAATTGACCCCACAACTTTTGTTTTTTCTGTTGCCGTATCTTTAGTGCTGGGTATATTTCTAATATTAACATTACCTGACTTAGCCGTTATCTGCGTCTGAGCAACACTGCTCGACACAAGTAAAACCAAAGCTAAACTTAAAAATCTTTTCATAACAATATCCTTTCTTACGCAGCTCGCGTATTAAGAATATTGTGCCCTATTTTTTTGATTTGTCTTTTTATTTTTTTAAATTTATTGCAACGCAAAAATCATTTTTTGTTGCCAAGAAATCATGAATGTGAATCTAGCGTTTCCACATTTGCATCCAAGAAAACCCAGTAGAATATCTTTTATAAGGTGGCATGATATCTTCTTGTGCCTCCTTTACCTCACTCACTGAAATAAACGATCTTGGATGATATTGCCGAATCAAATCCATGCATTCCTTCAAAAGCTTTTTCACCACAACAATATAAATAATACTTACCTCACCATGATGACCGTTTCCTTTAGAAACCGTATAACCATAGCCTTCCTGTTCTAAAACACTGACCAACTCATCTGAGTTTTTTCGCGTTACCAACCTGAGCATTACCTTGCCCAGGGCAAGTTTTCCTTCAACATATATCCCAACAAATGTACCCGCAGAAAATCCTGCGGCATACGCAAAGGCATTGAGAAAACCACCTAAATTGGCTATCACTTGAGATATGGCAAAAACCCAAATCAGTGTTTGAAAAAACCCCAATGTTGCCGCTGTGTATTTTTCACCTCGAGTAACATAAATCACTCTGACAGTATCCAAGGTCATATCTAAAAGACGCGCAAAAAAGATCAGTACCGGTGTTATGTAATCAATTGTATCTAACTGCTCTAACAACATATCCATAAAAACCACATACTACGATGCTTTGTTTTATCCAAATCTTAATAAACATAAAACCATTAAAAATGGCCATATGCTCGCATGGTATCTAAAACTTTGCTGTATGATGAGTGTTTAAAACGTCCCTTCAAAAGTGAATGCTTCTACGGGTCGACGCTGGTTAGGCTCTTCTTTTTCACGTAAGTTTTCTGGTAAATTTTCTTTATCCCCTTGATAACCTACAGCAATAACCGACATGGCCTGATACTCTTCTTGATCAACATTAAGAACATCATAAATTTCATTGGCTTTAAAGCCTCCCATAGAGTGGCATATCATACCCATAGCCTGTGCTTGCAAAGCCATGGACATCCAAGCAGCGCCCGCATCAAAAGCTGCCCAATCATTTTCCTGCCCAGTAGAACTAAAGTTTTTCCTTGCAAACACTGCAATAAGTACCGGTGCATGATTGGCCCAAACCTGATTGGCATCATTCAAAATAGACTGCATGCGTTTTAAATCGTCTTGCTTTTTGGCATAAACAAACATCCAGGGTTGCTCGTTAAAACAAGAAGGTGCCCAGCGAGCTGCTTCAAATAATGCTTCTAGCTCTGCTATCTCTACATCCTTATGCATGAAAGACCGAGGTGACCAACGATTGATAAACTGTTTTTTTAATTTTCTGCTGTGACTTTTTCTTTGACTCATACTCACCCTTTCGTTGTATTGAAACCTTTGTACGCCATCTAAAAAACTGGCCTAAAAAATTTTATTCAATTGACAAGTTTATAACACATAAGATAACTTTTGGTAAGTATCAGGGTAAAAGTAAGTATGAATTCTTCACAAGACATTTGTCCCATCCGCGCATGTGCAAAAATTATTTCGAGGGCTTGGGCATTAGAGATTATTTACCATCTTAGTCATGGGCCTTTGTTTTATGGAAAACTTAAAACAGCCTTAAATAACATTTCTGATAAAGTGCTGACCACACGTTTAAAAGAATTTGAATCTGAATTTATTGTTAAACGTAAAGTTATTCCCTGCAAACCCCCTAAAGTAGAATACAGCCTGGGACCTGTGGGCAAAGATTTAGTTCCGCTTTTTCAATCCATGACTAAAATTGGTAAAAAGCTGAATAAGAGAAAATAAGCTTTGCATGCATCAAAAGTACCCCTCAGAATTTGAAACGGCTTTACTCAACATGTTTTCACCTGATGTAAGTATGCCGGATAATCATATGCAAGTTGAACATACTGAATATATTGATCGTTACATTGGTCCTGGGGACGCTGCTTTTTATTACAGTTTGCATCTCAAAAAAGCTTGTTCACAGGAAAAATTCATAGCACTCATTAAGCACGAAATTAAATTGGCTCAAAAGAAACAAAGAAAAGCTTTTGAACTTAGGCTTTTCCCACTGCCTCAACTTACCTTTTCACCCGACTTGCTAAAAGACTTAAACTTTGAGCCCCCACGCATTTTAGATTTTTTCTATACCGCAACCGATACAGCGATTGCTACATCCAACAGAATAAACCATAGACGTGTTCAAAATGATCAAGATTTTAAGCTTTTACTTTCATTGCTTGAACACATTTTTGGACCGCCTTCAGAAACCTTAGCTCAATATTTTCAAAACGGTTTAAAACATGAAGTCTTAGACTCTAAAAAACGTGTGGCTGCCTATATTAGTTTCCTTGATGATCAACCAGCCGGTGTAGGTTGGATCAAACTGTACAATAAGATTGGTTTTTTATTTGGTGGCGGTACTTTAATAAAATATAGAAAGCAAGGTGTTTACCGGGCAAATGTATGTGTTAGAAAACAATTTGCTCAACAGCATGGAGCAGACTTTGTTGTCAGTGAGTCTTCTGAGCAAAGTGCGCTGGCTTTAAACACATTAAGCTTTACCCATTTAGGAAAAAGTCATTCCTGGGTTTATCGTTTTGATCATTAGCTTCAAAGGGCTTACAATATAAAAAATATTTTTTAAGCAAGATCTTGCCAATTCATTTTAAGTGCTTAAACTTAGTCCAAACGATATCAATATCATTCACATTTTAAAAAAGGAGATTTTTGTGAAAAAATTAGTTTTAACGTTATTAAGCTTGGCCATGGTGCCTGCAGCATTTGCGGCAAAAAAGGTGAAGACTCTTGCTGTGGATAAAGATGCAAGCACCCTTTCCTGGACTGGAGAAAAAATTACAGGTGATACGCATGTTGGTACCATTTCTATAAGTGAAGGCTCACTTGAAATGAAAAAAAATAAGCTCACTGGCGGTTCATTTGTCATTGATATGTCCAGCATTGTTAATACAGACGTTGAAGATAAAAAATACAATAAAAAATTGGTTGACCATCTTAAATCTGATGACTTTTTTGCCGTAGAAAAGCACCCAACTGCTAAATTTGTGATCACAGATGTTAAGGCAAAAAAAGATGGAAAACACACTATTACAGGTGATTTAACCATCCGAGATAAAACAGAGTCCATTAGCTTTGATGCAGATGTTACACAAGAAAAAGACAGTATCACTGCCAAAGCAGAAGATATTAAGTTCAATAGAGCTAAGTTTGATGTCAAATACAACTCTGGAAGCTTTTTCTCAGTTAAAAAGCTTGGGGACAAGCTCATCAAAGATGAAATTAAATTGGATGTGGTCTTAAAAGCTAAGAAGTAAAACAGCTTTCCATAGATCATCTTTATAAAAGCAGCCTAAATTGTTTGGGCTGCTTTTTATTTTTACGCATGTTTTTATACATAGCCTCATGCCGTTGACTAAGGGAACAATTTAAGCTGAATGTGGTGAAGCCTTGAGCAAAAGTAACCATAAACGATATACTTTTAGAATAGGGTTGTTTAAGAGGATGCAATCCATAGGCTAAGCCCTGTTCCATTAATAACCTTGCGTCCTCACAATGAACAAGTTCAGAAAAACAAGCATTCGCATTCTCCCTAAACTTTAAACGGAGCTTGATTTATTTTTTACCGTTAATATTCAACTATTAAGAATGCTTAGCGAACAATACTGATAATGCTGTTTGCTTCTGGAAAGGCTTGACTTAGACCATTGAGCACCAACTGTACAGCAATAGCAGCAATCAACAGGCCCATCACTCGATTCACTACTCTAATTCCAGAAGGTTTAATTTTTTTCAGTAAAATATGCGAATAGCGTAAAACCAAATATGTAAATAAACTGACAAATGCTATTGAAAAATATACTGACCCGGCTTCAAAGGCACTGTAAGCTTTCGATTTCATCACCACCACCATGGTAATGGCGGCCGGCCCAGCCAAAAGAGGCATGGCCAATGGAATAATGGAAATATCCTCTTCTTCCAAAGCATCCGCTTGTTCTTCAGGCAAAGTTTTGGCTCTAACGTGTTTACCTTTAAGCATATCTAGCGCAACGCCAAATACAAAAACACCGCCAGCAATTTGAAATGCATTGAGTGTAATTCCCACCAGCTTAAAAACCAGTTCACCACAGATTGAAAACAGCAATAAAATAACAAAAACACTCAAACTGGCTTTTTTGGCCATTAACTTTTGAGTTAACCTCGAGGAAGATACATGTGGATGCGAAACAAAAAACATCGATGCTCCCAATGGATTAACCGCGGACAACAAACTGGATATCGTAATGATAACAAAATTAAATGTCGACATTGCGCTTTGATCAAATGTAAAAGCAGAACTTAGTAATACAAATCCTTCATTCATTTCAAGTGATATCTAGCACGCATATATTAAGATTTAATAAATTTTTTATATTTTTCCCCTTAGTTACTGCAATAATATTCATGAAAATAATCATGCTCAAACCCTTTAAAACCAAATATTCCTTTACCCTATGAGCAACACAATGTTACTTTGATTAACTCTTTATGAAACGCAAAGATTTAACTCAAGGCCCTGTTTCTGGTCATATCATTAAGCTTGCCCTACCCATGATGGTAGGCGTCTTCTCAATTATGGTGTTTAATTTAATTGACACTTATTTTATTGGTCGCCTAGGGACGGATGCTTTAGCTGCCATCAGTTTTACCTTTCCTGTGGTGATGTTGGTGGGCAGCATTTCTTTTGGCATGACCATGGCCATGACCAGTATGATTTCTCGCTTGATGGGTGAGCAAAAAAGTCAAAAAATAAAGCAAACCGTTTCAGATTGTTTATGTTTTGCGCTGCTGATTGTCATGTTTATTTCTCTTCTAGGTCAACTCAGCTTGGATTGGGTTTTTGAAAGTTTGGGAGCCAAAGATCATTTAATGCCACTGATTCGTGATTACATGCAGATCTGGTATTACAGCATTATTTTCTTACTCATTCCCATGATGGGCAATGGTGCAATCCGCGGCTTGGGAGATACTTTGTTCCCAGCCATTGTGATGTTAGTTGCGGCCTTGGTCAATGCTATTTTTGATCCCATTTTAATTTTTGGTCATTTTGGCTTTCCAGCTTATGGCATCAAAGGTGCCGCTTATGCCACCATCATTTCTAGAATTTTTACGCTCATTGCCGGGCTTATAGTTTTGCATTACCGAGAAAAATTGTTGGTGAGACCGTTTAAAAATATGCAAGAAAGTCTGGGCCATGTCCATGACTTGATTCGTTTAGGGATTCCTGCTGCTTTAAACAATATGATTGGCCCAATATCCATTGCCATCATTACTAAAATGATTGCCCAATATGGTCCTGAAGCCATTGCCGGTTTTGGTGTGGCTTCAAAAGTAGAGTCCTTTGTTACCATTCCATTGATGGGTATTGCTGCTGGTCTTGGTCCTTATGCGGGACAAAACTACGGCGCGCATCTTATTAATCGTCTAAAACAAGGCATTACTTTTGCCAATAAAAGCTCAACTGTAACTCTTCTACTCATGGGATCCATCTGCGTTATTTTTGCCAAAAACATCAGCCAGTTTTTTAGCAACAATGCTGCCGTTATTGATAGCGCTTCAACATACATGCAATGGGTTGCTTTGAGTTATATTTTCTTGAGTTTTCTGGCCAACACCAACTCTTCTTTGATTTCCATGGGAAAACCAAAGCTTGCCTTGTGGATCACCATTTTAAGAACCCTGATTTTTTATATTCCCTTGGCTTATGTTTTAAGCTCTATCTTTGAGCTCAATGGCATTTATTATGCGGCAAGCTTGGCCAATATTTTTTCTGGCTTGGCTGCGCTTTATTATATCCATACAAACTTGCAAGGCACCACAAGTACAAAAACAAATAGATGATTTCTTTATAGTATAGTCCTGATTAAAAAATATGACTTAATTCATTAAGCTTACAACGGTATCTTTTAAGCTTGTTAAGCCCGCTTTTTGGCCTATGCTTAAACTTTCTTCTTTGCTTTTACCATCCAACCAATATGCTTTGAGCGCATACATAGCACCAACACGGTTAGAACTACCGCAGTGAACCAAGGTTTTTTCTGATCCAATACTGTCTAAAATATCCGAAAAGGCTTTGACTTTGTCTTTTGATAAATCACCGGCATTGGCAATACTAAGGTGATGGTAGGCAATACCCGTATCAGCAAACCAATTTTTTTCTTCTAGCGGGGATGGCATTTCATCCTGACCTCTTAAATTAATCACATGAGAAAAGCCTTCTTGTTTTAAGATGGGTACGTCCTGGGGAGAGATTTGGCCAGAACATAGTTGAGAAGACTCTGTATTGAAAACATATGGTGTTGTTAATTGCATGGGGACAGTTTAATCATTTTTGGCAAAAATGTGAATTGTTTTCACTCCTTCATCCAATAAAACAAAGTTGATGCCTGAACACTGGTACTGTGTTTGTCTGATTAGACAATCTTTTATACCCTCAAGCTTTTGCTTACTTGAACCAATAGCTATGCCTTCTCGTGTTTTATAATCTTCATTGTTCACTTCAATCAAAACCAATTTTTTTTGGTCAAAATAAAAGCCCAAACCTTGAGCATAGCTTTCATAATAAAGATTGTTCTGTTGATTGATAGGGTTCAGTTTATTTTTTCCTGCTCCCAAGGGCAATTCGGTTTTTACATCTTCTAGCGTCATATGCAAAAAAAACTTCCCTGCTTGTCTGCCTGGATCAAGTAAAAAATCATCTTGCACACTCACCAAAGCTTGGCCCTTGCCTTGAAAAGAAAAAATACCGTCGACTTCTGGCCCTGATTCATACACACCACGCACAGGGGGTTCACAATAATCTTGGGCATGGGCAGAAAAAAACCCACAGACGCCTGCTATAAGCACTACCAATGTTTTGACATTCAACATAACGCTCAAAATAGTATATCTTATTTATCTAAAATCTTCCACCAAGCAAACTGGTGAATCATGCCAATCTTTGGTATCACTCATAGGGACACATATGAGCAACACTTCAACACGCATTGTTATGAGCAGTTTTCCTTCTTTGGCTGTTGCCAAAAAAGTTGCGCGTATTGTTGTGCAAGAAAAACTTTGTGCTTGCATACAAATTCAAAGCCCAATGACCTCCGTCTATACTTGGAAAGGTACGCTTGAAGAAAGCCGGGAGTTCATGGTTTACTTTAAAACTTTATCGCATTTAGAAAAAAAGCTATATCAACGGATAAAAGATCATCATCCCTACGATTGCCCTGAAATTATAAGCATAGCAGCCAGCAATGTGGATGAAAACTATCAACAATGGATGAAAAACACATGCCTGAAATGAAAAAAAATTTAAACATTGGCCTTATCACCGGTGGAGGCGACTGCCCAGGGCTTAACAATGCCATTATGGGTCTGGTCAAAGCCAGCGAAAGCCATGGACATCGAGTAACTGGATTTTATCGTTCATGGAATGGCTTGATTGAAAATCAATATCTTAAATTAAACTCAGATGCTGTCGACGGTATTGGTCACATGGGAGGCACCATTTTAAAAAGTGCCAAAAGCTTTCCTTTAAACTCCCAAGAAAAATTGGATGCCATTGCCAACACAATTAAAGAACATGCTTTAGATGTCTTGGTTATTATTGGTGGCGACAGCACCTTGTATGTAGCCAAACAAATTCATGAAAAACTCAATATCCCTATCATGGGCATCCCCAAAACCATTGACAATGATATCCCTCACAATGATTACAGCATTGGTTTTATGACCGCTGTAGAAACCGTTTGTCAGAGCATTGAGCAAGTTAAAACCAGTGCTAAAAGTCATAGTCGCGCTATGGTTGTAGAAATCATGGGCAGGCATACCGGCCATTTAACCGCTTATGCTGGCTTGGCCTCGGGCTGTGACATTATTCTGGTTCCTGAACACCCTATGCGCCTGGATAAACTTAAAAAAGACATTGAACGCCGCTTTAACAGCTCAAAAAAATATTTGCTCATTGCCGTTGCTGAAGGCGCCATTCTTCTCGATGAAAAAGATAAGCCGATACAACTCTTTGAACACGATGAAAGCTTTAAAGGCATGAGTGAAAAAGGCAGCATACGCTACGGGGGTATTGCTGAATATATAAGCGATTGGATCAACAGCTTTGTTGATTGGGATGCACGACACTTGGTTTTGGGGCATGTTCAGCGTGGCGGAAGTCCAAATGCCATGGATAGAATCTTGGCGTTTTCATTGGGCGCAAAAACAGCTGAACTAATAGGTCAACAAAAATTCAACCAAATCTTGGGCTATATGAATGGTCATATTACTCATACCCCTTTTGATGAAGTCTTTGCCAACAACAAAGAACAGCAAAAACCCTTGCCTGAAAGTTTTTACAGACTGTGCAACCTTAACACTTTTTAAGGCTCTAACTTTTTAAGGCTCTAACTTATTAAGAATTACTTTTAAAACTTAACAAAAAAATTGTTTAATATCTTCAACTAATTTTTTTGGTTCTTCTAATTGGACCATATGGCCACAGTTTGGGTAAATTTTCAACCGTGCTTTTGGAATCTCTTGATTTAAAATTTCACTATGCCTTAATGGCGTTAATCTATCTTCTTCTCCAACAAGAACTAAAGTTTCTACATCAATCTTTTTTAAATTTTCTTTACCGATTTTATATGTATTTAAAGCATTGACTTGATGTTTTAAACCAATACTGCTTTGTGGATACTCTTTATTGATCATTCTATTTTTTTCATGTTCTAATAGAACTTGATCAGACAAAACTTTACTGCCAAATAGCCAAGGCAACACTGTTTCAAGAATTAAGTTTGAATTTATATTATTTTCTTGAAGCTTAAAAATTGAATCAATATGAAACTTGGAAACATCTGAGATTTGGTCATATGACGATAATAAAATAGCTTTTACAATTTTTTCTGGATAATTTAGACAAATCTCTTGTGCAATCGCTGCCCCCATAGAATGTCCAAGAAAATAAGTCTTTTTGATCTCTAAAACATCCATCAACGCCAATGTGTCTCTGGCCAACATCTTAACTGAATAAGGTTCATCAGGTGTTTCTGATTGGCCTGTACCACGGTTATCAAAAATCAAAACACGAAAACTCTGCTTTAAATCATCAACAACTTCTTGCCAAATTCCATGATCCGCACTTAAGCCGGCATTTAAAACCAAATATGATTCACCCTGACCATGCAGCTCATAATACATATTGATTCCAGTTTTAAGCTTAATCTTTGGCATCAACCCTTTTTTATCAAACGAGAATACAATAACCAGAAAAAAATATCTTTTGAGATACATCAACTAAAAGTACTAAAATGTAGCCGGTGCCTTTTATACGCATTAAAAAACAATTGTTGGATTTTCTTGTGCGTATATTTTTATATTAATGATGTTTTTCAATAGACTCTATATGGACTATTCCATCTTTATGCTTCCAATGAATCCGCCAAGCTTTTTTCTCCAGTGGAGAATAGTGTAATTTTTCTTTATTCACATATTCTTTATATCCGTAGGTAGCAATGTATTTTTCTATGCCGTTTTCTTTTATAAAATTAACAAAGTTTTCATAATACAACTTTTTTACAGAATTGGGCAGCTTT
Encoded here:
- a CDS encoding divalent-cation tolerance protein CutA; this encodes MSNTSTRIVMSSFPSLAVAKKVARIVVQEKLCACIQIQSPMTSVYTWKGTLEESREFMVYFKTLSHLEKKLYQRIKDHHPYDCPEIISIAASNVDENYQQWMKNTCLK
- a CDS encoding DUF4430 domain-containing protein, which gives rise to MSFKVYQDKLTKAHYIAKTQFMTSALHQLKQLALIFMLSIAFSSCDQLKDMLGKKPVMTDAESVDLVTPKFVQQFNELKDQPGIQIALVIDPKDQGSAFFEIVSFDQNTLTAYDVLEKAHIEKQYHPGYKKPEVLVLSLNGVTRKKINGRAHDWAFFYLENKQWKLSPKGIGNYELKDGDMIGFSFSSWKNINGEFKPEKTPLDLFKQKP
- a CDS encoding alpha/beta hydrolase → MPKIKLKTGINMYYELHGQGESYLVLNAGLSADHGIWQEVVDDLKQSFRVLIFDNRGTGQSETPDEPYSVKMLARDTLALMDVLEIKKTYFLGHSMGAAIAQEICLNYPEKIVKAILLSSYDQISDVSKFHIDSIFKLQENNINSNLILETVLPWLFGSKVLSDQVLLEHEKNRMINKEYPQSSIGLKHQVNALNTYKIGKENLKKIDVETLVLVGEEDRLTPLRHSEILNQEIPKARLKIYPNCGHMVQLEEPKKLVEDIKQFFC
- a CDS encoding MarC family protein, encoding MSTFNFVIITISSLLSAVNPLGASMFFVSHPHVSSSRLTQKLMAKKASLSVFVILLLFSICGELVFKLVGITLNAFQIAGGVFVFGVALDMLKGKHVRAKTLPEEQADALEEEDISIIPLAMPLLAGPAAITMVVVMKSKAYSAFEAGSVYFSIAFVSLFTYLVLRYSHILLKKIKPSGIRVVNRVMGLLIAAIAVQLVLNGLSQAFPEANSIISIVR
- a CDS encoding sulfur transferase domain-containing protein; amino-acid sequence: MQLTTPYVFNTESSQLCSGQISPQDVPILKQEGFSHVINLRGQDEMPSPLEEKNWFADTGIAYHHLSIANAGDLSKDKVKAFSDILDSIGSEKTLVHCGSSNRVGAMYALKAYWLDGKSKEESLSIGQKAGLTSLKDTVVSLMN
- a CDS encoding MATE family efflux transporter — translated: MKRKDLTQGPVSGHIIKLALPMMVGVFSIMVFNLIDTYFIGRLGTDALAAISFTFPVVMLVGSISFGMTMAMTSMISRLMGEQKSQKIKQTVSDCLCFALLIVMFISLLGQLSLDWVFESLGAKDHLMPLIRDYMQIWYYSIIFLLIPMMGNGAIRGLGDTLFPAIVMLVAALVNAIFDPILIFGHFGFPAYGIKGAAYATIISRIFTLIAGLIVLHYREKLLVRPFKNMQESLGHVHDLIRLGIPAALNNMIGPISIAIITKMIAQYGPEAIAGFGVASKVESFVTIPLMGIAAGLGPYAGQNYGAHLINRLKQGITFANKSSTVTLLLMGSICVIFAKNISQFFSNNAAVIDSASTYMQWVALSYIFLSFLANTNSSLISMGKPKLALWITILRTLIFYIPLAYVLSSIFELNGIYYAASLANIFSGLAALYYIHTNLQGTTSTKTNR
- a CDS encoding nitroreductase family protein, with protein sequence MSQRKSHSRKLKKQFINRWSPRSFMHKDVEIAELEALFEAARWAPSCFNEQPWMFVYAKKQDDLKRMQSILNDANQVWANHAPVLIAVFARKNFSSTGQENDWAAFDAGAAWMSMALQAQAMGMICHSMGGFKANEIYDVLNVDQEEYQAMSVIAVGYQGDKENLPENLREKEEPNQRRPVEAFTFEGTF
- a CDS encoding helix-turn-helix transcriptional regulator; this translates as MNSSQDICPIRACAKIISRAWALEIIYHLSHGPLFYGKLKTALNNISDKVLTTRLKEFESEFIVKRKVIPCKPPKVEYSLGPVGKDLVPLFQSMTKIGKKLNKRK
- a CDS encoding DUF5698 domain-containing protein; the protein is MDMLLEQLDTIDYITPVLIFFARLLDMTLDTVRVIYVTRGEKYTAATLGFFQTLIWVFAISQVIANLGGFLNAFAYAAGFSAGTFVGIYVEGKLALGKVMLRLVTRKNSDELVSVLEQEGYGYTVSKGNGHHGEVSIIYIVVVKKLLKECMDLIRQYHPRSFISVSEVKEAQEDIMPPYKRYSTGFSWMQMWKR
- a CDS encoding ATP-dependent 6-phosphofructokinase; the encoded protein is MDEKHMPEMKKNLNIGLITGGGDCPGLNNAIMGLVKASESHGHRVTGFYRSWNGLIENQYLKLNSDAVDGIGHMGGTILKSAKSFPLNSQEKLDAIANTIKEHALDVLVIIGGDSTLYVAKQIHEKLNIPIMGIPKTIDNDIPHNDYSIGFMTAVETVCQSIEQVKTSAKSHSRAMVVEIMGRHTGHLTAYAGLASGCDIILVPEHPMRLDKLKKDIERRFNSSKKYLLIAVAEGAILLDEKDKPIQLFEHDESFKGMSEKGSIRYGGIAEYISDWINSFVDWDARHLVLGHVQRGGSPNAMDRILAFSLGAKTAELIGQQKFNQILGYMNGHITHTPFDEVFANNKEQQKPLPESFYRLCNLNTF
- a CDS encoding YceI family protein, with the translated sequence MKKLVLTLLSLAMVPAAFAAKKVKTLAVDKDASTLSWTGEKITGDTHVGTISISEGSLEMKKNKLTGGSFVIDMSSIVNTDVEDKKYNKKLVDHLKSDDFFAVEKHPTAKFVITDVKAKKDGKHTITGDLTIRDKTESISFDADVTQEKDSITAKAEDIKFNRAKFDVKYNSGSFFSVKKLGDKLIKDEIKLDVVLKAKK